Proteins co-encoded in one Polaromonas vacuolata genomic window:
- a CDS encoding acyl-CoA thioesterase has product MSNPLSADPIAKPAPGAAVPLPTDKELVLKVIPMPADCNANGDIFGGWVMAQVDLAGSVIPARYVEGRMATVAVNQFIFKQPVRVGDILSFFSSVTKVGNTSITVQVEVFAEHFSKQRQYVKVTEASLTYVAIDDFGRPRKITKTED; this is encoded by the coding sequence ATGTCCAACCCATTGAGTGCCGACCCCATAGCTAAACCCGCACCAGGCGCAGCCGTACCGCTTCCCACCGACAAGGAGCTAGTGCTTAAAGTCATTCCCATGCCAGCGGACTGCAACGCCAATGGCGATATTTTTGGTGGCTGGGTGATGGCTCAAGTAGATCTAGCTGGCTCTGTGATCCCGGCGCGCTACGTCGAAGGCCGCATGGCTACCGTGGCGGTGAACCAGTTCATTTTTAAGCAGCCAGTGCGGGTGGGCGACATCTTGTCGTTTTTCTCCAGCGTCACCAAAGTGGGTAATACCTCTATCACGGTGCAGGTTGAAGTCTTTGCCGAGCACTTCAGCAAGCAGCGCCAATACGTCAAAGTCACCGAAGCGAGCTTGACGTATGTGGCCATAGACGATTTTGGCCGACCACGAAAAATCACAAAAACCGAGGACTGA